In one Capricornis sumatraensis isolate serow.1 chromosome 1, serow.2, whole genome shotgun sequence genomic region, the following are encoded:
- the ABCF3 gene encoding ATP-binding cassette sub-family F member 3 isoform X2 — protein sequence MATCAEILRSEFPEIDGQVFDYVTGVLHSGSADFESVDDLVEAVGELLQEVSGDSKDDAGIRAVCQRMAEPQTQGNSQVLLDAPIQLSKITENYDCGTKLPGLLKREQSSTVNAKKLEKAEARLKAKQEKRSEKDTLKTSNPLVLEEASASQAGSRKESRLESSGKNKSYDVRIENFDVSFGDRVLLAGADVNLAWGRRYGLVGRNGLGKTTLLKMLATRSLRVPAHISLLHVEQEVAGDDTPALQSVLESDTVREDLLRRERELNAQIAAGRAEGSQAAQLAEIYAKLEEIEADKAPARASVILAGLGFTPKMQQQPTREFSGGWRMRLALARALFARPDLLLLDEPTNMLDVRAILWLENYLQTWPSTILVVSHDRNFLNAIATDIIHLHSQRLDGYRGDFETFIKSKQERLLNQQREYEAQQQYRQHIQVFIDRFRYNANRASQVQSKLKMLEKLPELKPVDKELEVVMKFPDGFEKFSPPILQLDEVDFYYDPKHVIFSCLSVSADLESRICVVGENGAGKSTMLKLLMGDLTPVRGIRHAHRNLKIGYFSQHHVEQLDLNVSAVELLARKFPGRPEEEYRHQLGRYGISGELAVRPVASLSGGQKSRVAFAQMTMPCPNFYILDEPTNHLDMETIEALGRALNNFRGGVILVSHDERFIRLVCRELWVCEGGGVTRVEGGFDQYRALLQEQFRREGFL from the exons ATGGCGACTTGCGCTGAAATCCTGCGGAGCGAGTTCCCCGAAATTGACGGACAGGTCTTCGACTACGTGACTG GCGTCTTGCACAGCGGCAGTGCGGACTTCGAGTCTGTGGATGACCTGGTGGAAGCTGTGGGGGAACTGTTGCAGGAGGTGTCCGGGGACAGCAAGGATGACGCGGGCATCAGGGCCGTGTGCCAGCGCAT GGCGGAACCACAGACCCAGGGAAACAGCCAGGTGCTACTAGACGCCCCCATCCAGTTGTCAAAGATCACAGAGAACTACg ACTGTGGCACCAAACTTCCAGGCCTGCTAAAGAGGGAACAGTCCTcg ACGGTGAATGCAAAGAAGCTAGAGAAAGCTGAGGCTCGATTGAAGGCAAAGCAGGAGAAGCGCTCAGAGAAGGACACACTCAAGACCAGCAACCCTCT AGTCTTGGAAGAGGCATCAGCCAGCCAGGCAGGCAGCCGAAAGGAAAGTCGGTTGGAATCATCTGGAAAGAATAAATCCTATGATGTGCGAATTGAGAACTTTGATGTGTCTTTTGGCGACAG GGTACTGCTGGCTGGAGCAGATGTGAACCTAGCATGGGGCCGCCGCTATGGCCTGGTGGGTCGGAATGGGCTGGGGAAGACGACACTGCTGAAGATGCTGGCCACCAGGAGCCTGCGAGTTCCAGCCCACATTTCCCTACTGCATGTGGAGCAAGAGGTTGCTGGAGACGACACCCCTGCCCTGCAGAGTGTGCTGGAGAGTGACACGGTGCGAGAAGACCTGCTGCGTCGGGAGCGGGAGCTCAACGCCCAGATTGCCGCTGGCAG GGCTGAGGGCTCACAAGCTGCACAGCTGGCAGAAATCTATGCCAAGTTGGAGGAGATCGAGGCTGACAAAGCACCTGCCAG AGCATCAGTTATTCTTGCTGGGCTTGGCTTTACCCCCAAAATGCAGCAGCAGCCCACCCG GGAGTTCTCAGGTGGCTGGAGGATGAGACTGGCCCTGGCCCGGGCTCTGTTTGCTAG GCCAGATCTGCTGCTGTTAGATG AACCCACTAACATGCTGGATGTAAGGGCCATCCTATGGCTGGAGAATTATCTGCAG ACGTGGCCCTCCACAATCCTGGTCGTCTCCCATGACCGCAACTTCCTGAATGCCATAGCCACAGACATCATCCACCTGCACAGCCAGCGGCTGGATGGTTACCGGGGAGACTTTGAGACCTTCATCAAGAGCAAGCAGGAGCGACTGCTCAATCAGCAGCGTGAATATGAGGCCCAGCAACAGTATCGCCAGCATATCCAG GTTTTTATTGACCGTTTTCGCTACAATGCCAACAGAGCCTCCCAAGTGCAGAGCAAACTCAAGATGCTGGAGAAACT ACCAGAGCTGAAACCTGTGGATAAGGAGCTGGAGGTAGTGATGAA ATTCCCCGATGGATTTGAGAAGTTCTCACCACCAATCCTGCAACTGGATGAGGTGGACTTCTACTACGACCCAAAGCACGTCATCTTcagctgtctctctgtctctgccgaTCTTGAATCCCGCATCTGTGTG GTTGGGGAGAATGGGGCTGGGAAGTCTACCATGCTGAAGTTGCTTATGGGGGACCTGACACCTGTTCGGGGCATCAGACATGCTCACAG GAATCTGAAGATTGGCTATTTCAGCCAGCACCACGTGGAGCAGCTGGACCTGAATGTCAGTGCTGTGGAACTGCTAGCACGCAAGTTCCCTG GACGACCTGAGGAGGAGTACCGTCACCAGCTGGGCCGGTATGGCATCTCTGGAGAACTGGCCGTGCGCCCTGTTGCCAGTTTGTCTGGGGGCCAGAAGAGCAGGGTGGCCTTTGCTCAGATGACCATGCCCTG TCCCAACTTCTACATTCTGGATGAACCCACAAACCACCTGGATATGGAGACCATTGAGGCTCTGGGCCGTGCTCTCAACAACTTCAGG GGTGGTGTGATTCTGGTGTCCCATGACGAGCGCTTCATCCGGTTGGTGTGCCGGGAGCTGTGGGTGTGCGAAGGAGGCGGCGTCACCCGGGTTGAGGGGGGATTTGATCAGTACCGAGCTCTTCTCCAGGAACAGTTCCGCCGTGAGGGCTTCCTCTAG
- the AP2M1 gene encoding AP-2 complex subunit mu, giving the protein MIGGLFIYNHKGEVLISRVYRDDIGRNAVDAFRVNVIHARQQVRSPVTNIARTSFFHVKRSNIWLAAVTKQNVNAAMVFEFLYKMCDVMAAYFGKISEENIKNNFVLIYELLDEILDFGYPQNSETGALKTFITQQGIKSQTKEEQSQITSQVTGQIGWRREGIKYRRNELFLDVLESVNLLMSPQGQVLSAHVSGRVVMKSYLSGMPECKFGMNDKIVIEKQGKGTADETSKSGKQSIAIDDCTFHQCVRLSKFDSERSISFIPPDGEFELMRYRTTKDIILPFRVIPLVREVGRTKLEVKVVIKSNFKPSLLAQKIEVRIPTPLNTSGVQVICMKGKAKYKASENAIVWKIKRMAGMKESQISAEIELLPTNDKKKWARPPISMNFEVPFAPSGLKVRYLKVFEPKLNYSDHDVIKWVRYIGRSGIYETRC; this is encoded by the exons ATGATTGGAGGCTTATTCATCTATAATCACAAGGGGGAGGTGCTCATCTCCCGGGTCTACCGAGATGACATCGG GAGGAATGCAGTGGACGCCTTTCGGGTCAATGTTATCCACGCCCGGCAGCAGGTGCGCAGCCCCGTCACTAACATTGCTCGCACCAGTTTCTTCCATGTTAAACGGTCCAACATCTGGCTGGCAGCTGTCACCAAGCAGAATGTCAATGCTGCCATGGTCTTCGAATTCCTCTATAAGATGTGTGACGTAATGGCTGCCTACTTTGGCAAGATCAGCGAAGAGAACATCAAGAACAATTTTGTGCTCATATATGAGCTGCTGGACG AAATCCTAGATTTTGGCTACCCACAGAACTCGGAGACAGGTGCATTGAAAACCTTCATCACCCAGCAGGGCATCAAGAGCCAG ACAAAAGAAGAGCAGTCTCAGATCACCAGCCAGGTGACCGGGCAGATTGGCTGGCGGCGGGAGGGCATCAAGTATCGCCGGAATGAGCTCTTCCTGGATGTGCTGGAGAGTGTGAACCTCCTCATGTCCCCGCAAG GGCAGGTCCTGAGCGCCCATGTGTCAGGCCGGGTGGTGATGAAGAGCTATCTGAGTGGCATGCCTGAGTGCAAGTTTGGAATGAATGACAAGATCGTCATTgagaagcaaggcaaaggcaCAGCTGATGAAACAAGCAAGAG CGGGAAGCAATCAATTGCCATTGATGACTGCACCTTCCACCAGTGTGTGCGACTCAGCAAGTTTGATTCTGAACGCAGCATCAGCTTTATCCCACCAGATGGAGAATTTGAACTCATGAG GTATCGCACCACCAAGGACATCATCCTTCCTTTTCGCGTGATCCCACTAGTTCGGGAAGTGGGACGCACCAAGCTGGAGGTCAAGGTGGTCATTAAGTCCAACTTCAAACCCTCACTACTGGCTCAGAAGATTGAG GTGCGGATCCCAACCCCACTGAACACTAGTGGGGTGCAGGTAATCTGCATGAAGGGGAAGGCCAAGTATAAGGCCAGTGAGAACGCCATCGTGTGGAA GATCAAGCGCATGGCAGGCATGAAGGAATCGCAAATCAGCGCTGAGATTGAGCTGCTGCCCACCAACGACAAGAAGAAATGGGCTCGACCCCCCATTTCAATGAACTTTGAG GTGCCATTCGCACCTTCTGGCCTCAAGGTGCGCTACTTGAAGGTGTTTGAACCGAAGCTGAACTACAGCGACCACGATGTCATCAAATGGGTGCGCTACATTGGCCGCAGCGGCATTTATGAGACCCGCTGCTAG
- the ABCF3 gene encoding ATP-binding cassette sub-family F member 3 isoform X1, with amino-acid sequence MATCAEILRSEFPEIDGQVFDYVTGVLHSGSADFESVDDLVEAVGELLQEVSGDSKDDAGIRAVCQRMYNTLRLAEPQTQGNSQVLLDAPIQLSKITENYDCGTKLPGLLKREQSSTVNAKKLEKAEARLKAKQEKRSEKDTLKTSNPLVLEEASASQAGSRKESRLESSGKNKSYDVRIENFDVSFGDRVLLAGADVNLAWGRRYGLVGRNGLGKTTLLKMLATRSLRVPAHISLLHVEQEVAGDDTPALQSVLESDTVREDLLRRERELNAQIAAGRAEGSQAAQLAEIYAKLEEIEADKAPARASVILAGLGFTPKMQQQPTREFSGGWRMRLALARALFARPDLLLLDEPTNMLDVRAILWLENYLQTWPSTILVVSHDRNFLNAIATDIIHLHSQRLDGYRGDFETFIKSKQERLLNQQREYEAQQQYRQHIQVFIDRFRYNANRASQVQSKLKMLEKLPELKPVDKELEVVMKFPDGFEKFSPPILQLDEVDFYYDPKHVIFSCLSVSADLESRICVVGENGAGKSTMLKLLMGDLTPVRGIRHAHRNLKIGYFSQHHVEQLDLNVSAVELLARKFPGRPEEEYRHQLGRYGISGELAVRPVASLSGGQKSRVAFAQMTMPCPNFYILDEPTNHLDMETIEALGRALNNFRGGVILVSHDERFIRLVCRELWVCEGGGVTRVEGGFDQYRALLQEQFRREGFL; translated from the exons ATGGCGACTTGCGCTGAAATCCTGCGGAGCGAGTTCCCCGAAATTGACGGACAGGTCTTCGACTACGTGACTG GCGTCTTGCACAGCGGCAGTGCGGACTTCGAGTCTGTGGATGACCTGGTGGAAGCTGTGGGGGAACTGTTGCAGGAGGTGTCCGGGGACAGCAAGGATGACGCGGGCATCAGGGCCGTGTGCCAGCGCATGTACAACACTCTGCGCCT GGCGGAACCACAGACCCAGGGAAACAGCCAGGTGCTACTAGACGCCCCCATCCAGTTGTCAAAGATCACAGAGAACTACg ACTGTGGCACCAAACTTCCAGGCCTGCTAAAGAGGGAACAGTCCTcg ACGGTGAATGCAAAGAAGCTAGAGAAAGCTGAGGCTCGATTGAAGGCAAAGCAGGAGAAGCGCTCAGAGAAGGACACACTCAAGACCAGCAACCCTCT AGTCTTGGAAGAGGCATCAGCCAGCCAGGCAGGCAGCCGAAAGGAAAGTCGGTTGGAATCATCTGGAAAGAATAAATCCTATGATGTGCGAATTGAGAACTTTGATGTGTCTTTTGGCGACAG GGTACTGCTGGCTGGAGCAGATGTGAACCTAGCATGGGGCCGCCGCTATGGCCTGGTGGGTCGGAATGGGCTGGGGAAGACGACACTGCTGAAGATGCTGGCCACCAGGAGCCTGCGAGTTCCAGCCCACATTTCCCTACTGCATGTGGAGCAAGAGGTTGCTGGAGACGACACCCCTGCCCTGCAGAGTGTGCTGGAGAGTGACACGGTGCGAGAAGACCTGCTGCGTCGGGAGCGGGAGCTCAACGCCCAGATTGCCGCTGGCAG GGCTGAGGGCTCACAAGCTGCACAGCTGGCAGAAATCTATGCCAAGTTGGAGGAGATCGAGGCTGACAAAGCACCTGCCAG AGCATCAGTTATTCTTGCTGGGCTTGGCTTTACCCCCAAAATGCAGCAGCAGCCCACCCG GGAGTTCTCAGGTGGCTGGAGGATGAGACTGGCCCTGGCCCGGGCTCTGTTTGCTAG GCCAGATCTGCTGCTGTTAGATG AACCCACTAACATGCTGGATGTAAGGGCCATCCTATGGCTGGAGAATTATCTGCAG ACGTGGCCCTCCACAATCCTGGTCGTCTCCCATGACCGCAACTTCCTGAATGCCATAGCCACAGACATCATCCACCTGCACAGCCAGCGGCTGGATGGTTACCGGGGAGACTTTGAGACCTTCATCAAGAGCAAGCAGGAGCGACTGCTCAATCAGCAGCGTGAATATGAGGCCCAGCAACAGTATCGCCAGCATATCCAG GTTTTTATTGACCGTTTTCGCTACAATGCCAACAGAGCCTCCCAAGTGCAGAGCAAACTCAAGATGCTGGAGAAACT ACCAGAGCTGAAACCTGTGGATAAGGAGCTGGAGGTAGTGATGAA ATTCCCCGATGGATTTGAGAAGTTCTCACCACCAATCCTGCAACTGGATGAGGTGGACTTCTACTACGACCCAAAGCACGTCATCTTcagctgtctctctgtctctgccgaTCTTGAATCCCGCATCTGTGTG GTTGGGGAGAATGGGGCTGGGAAGTCTACCATGCTGAAGTTGCTTATGGGGGACCTGACACCTGTTCGGGGCATCAGACATGCTCACAG GAATCTGAAGATTGGCTATTTCAGCCAGCACCACGTGGAGCAGCTGGACCTGAATGTCAGTGCTGTGGAACTGCTAGCACGCAAGTTCCCTG GACGACCTGAGGAGGAGTACCGTCACCAGCTGGGCCGGTATGGCATCTCTGGAGAACTGGCCGTGCGCCCTGTTGCCAGTTTGTCTGGGGGCCAGAAGAGCAGGGTGGCCTTTGCTCAGATGACCATGCCCTG TCCCAACTTCTACATTCTGGATGAACCCACAAACCACCTGGATATGGAGACCATTGAGGCTCTGGGCCGTGCTCTCAACAACTTCAGG GGTGGTGTGATTCTGGTGTCCCATGACGAGCGCTTCATCCGGTTGGTGTGCCGGGAGCTGTGGGTGTGCGAAGGAGGCGGCGTCACCCGGGTTGAGGGGGGATTTGATCAGTACCGAGCTCTTCTCCAGGAACAGTTCCGCCGTGAGGGCTTCCTCTAG